A segment of the Pedobacter faecalis genome:
TAGATTTTAAAATCGTTAAAGACACCGACATGTTCCCGGTATATAACGACAAGATTAAAAAGCTTGCCGGCAAACCCTTTGAACTTGAAGGCTATATTGTGCCCATTAAAGACGGCATGAAACAAAGCCGGTTTATGCTTTCAACCCTGCCCATAAACCAGTGTTTTTATTGCGGAAAGAACGGCGTACCTATTATGGTGCTGGTAGAGATGGCCGATCCCATTAAGTTCACTTATCAAACGGTTACGGTAAAGGGCACCCTAAAGCTTAATACAGGCAACGCCATGGATAATCCACCCATTGTACTCACAGGCGCAAAACCCATCTGATACGAATGGACCCGATCTCTATATTAAAAACGCACGACCTGAAACAGACCAGGCAGCGTGTACGTGTACTGGAAGAACTGGCGCTCGATAAATCTGCCGTGTCGCAGCCTGATCTGGAAAAAAAACTGGGAAAGGAAATAGACCGGGTAACGCTGTACCGGATCTTAAATACGTATGAAGATAAGGGAATCCTGCACAGAGTGATGGATTTGAACGGGACCGCTAACTATGCGATCTGCAACGCCGCCTGTACGGAAGAACATCATCATGACGAGCATCTGCACTTCAACTGCACCAATTGCAAAAAGATCTATTGCCTGGATGTAACGATACCTGCCATTAAGATACCGAAGGGTTTTAAAACAAATACCATAAGCGCAACCGCCTATGGTATCTGTGATCAATGTAATCAGTAAATGCTTAGTGACCTGAATGGCCGTCGGCACCATGCGCATGGCCGTGACTCAGTTCTTCCTGAGTAGCCTCACGTACAGTTAATATTTTTCCTGAGAAGATCAGGTTCTTTCCAGCCATCGGGTGGTTAAGATCTACCGACACGCTATCGTCGTTAATTGCTGTCACACCAGCACGGAAATGATTTCCCTGATTATCCTGCAATGGGATCACATCACCTACAGCGGGCAGATCCACATCTTTAAACATATCTTTTGGCAGGTCTGCAAATGCTCCCGGATCTACTTCTCCGTAACCATCTGCCGCCGATAGTTCAAAGCTGTACTCATCGCCCACATTCAAACCACTCAGGTGCTCCTCAAATTTTGGCAGCATCATGCCTGTACCGTAAAGAAAGACCAGCGCATTGCTTTCATCAGCCTTTTCTACAAAAACTTGCTGCCCTTCTTCGTTAGTGGTATGCAATTCGTACGTTAATGCAACTACCTTGTTGGGTGTAATACTCATATGATGTTATTTAATGATGAATTTTAATGCTTCGCTGACCGTACTTACGGGCAACTGGCATACTTTATTTTGACAAATATAGATTTTTGTTTCAAAGCGGTCGGCGCTTTGCTTTTCTTTTAACAAAGGAAGCGTAGAATTTGTTCCTCCCAGCATGATTTTGTTGGGGATGTATTCCTTGCTGAGTTCAGCCTTAACTTCAGATGTGCCCTCGCCGGTAATGGCAATTTCGTTCATACCTGTAACCTGTGCAAGGAGCTGTATAGCCCAGTTGGAATAGGCCGAGCCATACGTTTTAATTTGCGGGTGAATGGCAGCTAACATCTCCGCAGCCTTATCGATATAGGCCGGTTCGTCGAAAAAGAGTCCAAGTCTGTACAGGTTTTGTGCCATAGCGGAGTTGGACGAGGGAATAACATTATCCATCAGTTCGTGCTTACGCGCAATCAACGCTTCACTGGCAGCGGAAGTATAAAAAAGCATGGCGCCCTCGGCATCCGAGAAGTTTGCCAGCACATAGTCGGCCAGCGCTTTAGCTTCCATGAGCCATTGCTCGTTGAAATCAGTTTCATAGAGCGCGATCAGCGCATCAATGAAAAAGGCATAATCGTCGAGGAAGCCTGCGATCGTTGCCCGGCCGTCTTTGTAATTCCGGCACAGTCCGCCATCTTCAGCACGCAGGGCTTTAAGAATAAACGACGCCGCCTCGGCAGCCATGTGATAATGCGCGTCGTTGCCAAATACCTGTGCCGCCGTAGCGAGCCCCTTAATGGCCAGACCGTTCCAGGCCGTCAGACATTTATCGTCGAGACCCGGGCGGACCCGGACACTGCGTGCTTCGAGCAGTTTAGCTTTGGCCTCGAGTACCTCTTTTTGAAAGGCAACCACCGTAAGCCCTTTTACAGGCGCATACTCTTCGTCGGTAAACCGCTTCCTGAGCACATTGGTCTCCTCTTCTTCCCAGTTGCCCTCTTCAGTTACGTCGAAGTAATCGAAAAGCAGTTCTGCCTGCCGTTCGCCCAGCACCTTTGTAAATTCAGATTTGTCCCACACGTAAAACTTCCCTTCTACCCCTTCGCTGTCGGCATCAAGTGCCGAATAGAACAGGCCTTCCGGAGATCTCATCTCCCTGGCCAGCCATGCGATCGTCTCTTCCGCAACCTCTTTAAAAAGCGGGTCCCTGGCGTACTGGTAGGCTTCTGTGTACAAACTGATGAGCTGACCGTTATCATACAGCATCTTCTCAAAATGCGGCACATGCCACTCGCCGTCGACAGAATACCGGGCAAAGCCACCGCCCACATGGTCGTATATACCACCCATAGCCATTTTTTCCAGGGTCATCAGCGTGGCGACATGCGTAGCATCGTCTTCCAAAAGTCGACTATAGCGTAGCATGAACACCCAGTTGTTGGGCAGCGGGAATTTCGGTGCGCGGTTATATCCGCCATGCGCCACATCAAAATAGCGTTTCCATGGATGCACCACGGCCTTCAGGTCGTCCGTCGTGTAATCGGCCCGTCCAACTTCACCCACGATACGTTCCGCAGTTCTGATGCCATCGGTAAGCCTGTCGGCATACTGGATCGCCTTTTCAGGTTCCTGCGCCCACATATTGGCCACACTCAGCAGCACATTGATCCAGTCTTTACGCTGAAAATAGGTACCTCCGTATACCGGGCGCTGGTCGGGCAAACAGATACAGTTGAGCGGCCAGCCCCCGCTTCCGGTCATGAGCTGTACGGCCATCATGTAGATCTGATCGATATCCGGGCGCTCTTCGCGGTCTACTTTGATGCATACATAGTGCTGGTTCATGACTTCGGCAACCTCATGGTTTTCGAAGCATTCACGCTCCATCACGTGGCACCAGTGGCAGGCGGAATACCCGATGCTTACCAGGATCAACTTGTTTTCAGCGCGGGCCTTAAACAGCGCTGCCTCGCCCCATTCGTACCAGTCGACCGGGTTATAGGCATGCTGCAGTAAATATGGTGACGAAGCCTTGATCAGGTTATTTGCATCGGCTTCGCTGCGTTCTGTATGGTGTGAGGACATATTCATGATAATGAGTTTCTAAATATAGGAGACTTTATCTGCACAAAGTCATTATTGCTTTGCTTTTCTCTGCAGGTGTAACACAGGTTAAACAAA
Coding sequences within it:
- a CDS encoding FKBP-type peptidyl-prolyl cis-trans isomerase, coding for MSITPNKVVALTYELHTTNEEGQQVFVEKADESNALVFLYGTGMMLPKFEEHLSGLNVGDEYSFELSAADGYGEVDPGAFADLPKDMFKDVDLPAVGDVIPLQDNQGNHFRAGVTAINDDSVSVDLNHPMAGKNLIFSGKILTVREATQEELSHGHAHGADGHSGH
- a CDS encoding Fur family transcriptional regulator yields the protein MDPISILKTHDLKQTRQRVRVLEELALDKSAVSQPDLEKKLGKEIDRVTLYRILNTYEDKGILHRVMDLNGTANYAICNAACTEEHHHDEHLHFNCTNCKKIYCLDVTIPAIKIPKGFKTNTISATAYGICDQCNQ
- a CDS encoding thioredoxin domain-containing protein, whose product is MNMSSHHTERSEADANNLIKASSPYLLQHAYNPVDWYEWGEAALFKARAENKLILVSIGYSACHWCHVMERECFENHEVAEVMNQHYVCIKVDREERPDIDQIYMMAVQLMTGSGGWPLNCICLPDQRPVYGGTYFQRKDWINVLLSVANMWAQEPEKAIQYADRLTDGIRTAERIVGEVGRADYTTDDLKAVVHPWKRYFDVAHGGYNRAPKFPLPNNWVFMLRYSRLLEDDATHVATLMTLEKMAMGGIYDHVGGGFARYSVDGEWHVPHFEKMLYDNGQLISLYTEAYQYARDPLFKEVAEETIAWLAREMRSPEGLFYSALDADSEGVEGKFYVWDKSEFTKVLGERQAELLFDYFDVTEEGNWEEEETNVLRKRFTDEEYAPVKGLTVVAFQKEVLEAKAKLLEARSVRVRPGLDDKCLTAWNGLAIKGLATAAQVFGNDAHYHMAAEAASFILKALRAEDGGLCRNYKDGRATIAGFLDDYAFFIDALIALYETDFNEQWLMEAKALADYVLANFSDAEGAMLFYTSAASEALIARKHELMDNVIPSSNSAMAQNLYRLGLFFDEPAYIDKAAEMLAAIHPQIKTYGSAYSNWAIQLLAQVTGMNEIAITGEGTSEVKAELSKEYIPNKIMLGGTNSTLPLLKEKQSADRFETKIYICQNKVCQLPVSTVSEALKFIIK
- a CDS encoding DUF3299 domain-containing protein produces the protein MKKLLIFALLITGLAAKAQHNPDDQIMSDNWDIVGSVDFKIVKDTDMFPVYNDKIKKLAGKPFELEGYIVPIKDGMKQSRFMLSTLPINQCFYCGKNGVPIMVLVEMADPIKFTYQTVTVKGTLKLNTGNAMDNPPIVLTGAKPI